The Verrucomicrobium spinosum DSM 4136 = JCM 18804 genome includes a region encoding these proteins:
- a CDS encoding MBL fold metallo-hydrolase, translated as MQVSITHLSTAGVLLEIGSLRIVTDPVLDTGMRRYGTGLPGLHLTRYRGTSLTAAELGPLDAILLSHPHHVDNLDEGGRALFAQTREVITNPHGKHHLKGVSNVTVLEDWGTTTLFGHDGFKLSVTATPALHGPRWLPGTRHVSGFVLRWEGQKHGVLYLSGDTVFFDGIRQVANRFEVHTAVLHLGGVNLWPPLPPAIKFTLTAEQAVQSIKMLTPRQVIPIHYEQAVWAHFREDISTYVQAFQAAGVDHLVRWIPNALSWPAADGSDDRRFLFEI; from the coding sequence ATGCAAGTGTCCATCACCCATCTCTCCACCGCCGGAGTGCTGCTGGAGATCGGTTCCCTGAGGATCGTCACAGATCCGGTGCTGGACACTGGCATGAGGCGCTACGGCACCGGCCTGCCGGGGCTGCATCTCACCCGCTACCGGGGCACCTCCCTCACCGCGGCGGAACTGGGCCCGTTGGACGCCATCCTGCTGAGCCATCCGCATCATGTGGACAATCTGGACGAGGGCGGCCGGGCCTTGTTCGCCCAGACGCGGGAGGTCATCACCAACCCTCACGGCAAGCACCATCTCAAGGGAGTATCCAACGTCACCGTGCTGGAGGATTGGGGTACCACCACGCTCTTTGGGCACGACGGATTCAAACTCAGCGTCACCGCCACACCGGCCCTCCATGGCCCCCGCTGGCTTCCCGGCACGCGGCACGTCTCAGGCTTCGTGCTGCGGTGGGAGGGGCAAAAGCACGGGGTGCTCTACCTGTCCGGAGACACCGTCTTCTTCGACGGGATCCGTCAGGTCGCCAACCGGTTCGAGGTACACACGGCGGTATTACACCTGGGCGGGGTGAACCTGTGGCCGCCGCTGCCCCCGGCGATCAAGTTCACCCTGACGGCTGAGCAGGCCGTTCAGTCCATCAAGATGCTGACCCCGCGGCAGGTCATCCCCATTCACTACGAGCAGGCGGTGTGGGCTCATTTCAGGGAGGACATCTCCACCTACGTCCAGGCCTTTCAGGCGGCGGGTGTGGATCATCTGGTGCGCTGGATCCCGAATGCGCTCTCCTGGCCCGCCGCGGATGGGTCGGATGACCGCCGCTTTCTTTTTGAGATTTGA
- a CDS encoding GMC oxidoreductase: MSQELLQQAQSPTGTPFDYIIVGSGAGGGPLASRLALAGKRVLVLEAGRDPLEHKSSIFPNAGVGEINQVPGYHGAATEDLEMSWQFSVRHYADDNRQKLDEKYNRLNQPLPNGQAAPDAPDGKPEDTPYPYHGRFLDPTGWDKKGKGGVFYPRSSGLGGCTGHHAMIMAAPNDKDWEYIAELTGDNTWRAENMRGYFARMERNLYRKAYDQWFRKLLGIIYKGYQWLVLQFDPRAVLDDGGHGTKGWQPTSFIDPDLVAGIARKDRNFFNVLIGTALAVLHQDKPLIGMLKQALVKLRIVQHIDPNDYNTRRTSPEGVFLIPTGIESSDAMDYKGRFLLGRRAGVRELLLKTQARFPERLVIDQGVHVTKVLFEQAEGECPRAVGVEFARGDHLYEASPLQTENNAPGERLRYFAAREVILCGGAFNTPQLLTLSGIGNEQDVNKVTAGQNGGMNPLPTPVLTGSDGQPLKKPGSAENAGFIHLPGVGRNLQDRYEVTVVSEVAADFSTLNGLSFTPGDDSDPARVQWLKDKSGLYSTNGGAVAVLRRSKVVQEAEEPEPDLFTFGAPAAFRGYYWGWSRELFRPTLGAAKDQHNIWTWVILKGYTRNNDGYVKIRSLNPFDAPEICFDSYNEKARELQNLIKDCQSRGLPIPPELLKQQESISFNLKESERDLEAIVDAVKFMRDINRRNPREFVHEIQPGLDKEDGSTALREWIQTQSWGHHASCTCRIGADSWQADPTKLVDKEAVLDSRFRVHGVKGLRIVDASVFPRIPGYFILTPIFMMSEKAADTILAEEDHASYPAIVEDREARAILGRRNKAYPDRPAVAVPANALESGNPANDELPAVRHSLMKLPKDSVGLAFSGGGIRSATLCLGVLQALAERNRVRDLDFLSTVSGGGFTGSFLGRLFTRPTVNAPPPGETAPADPCGAVQDVLKNTSSPPLWWLRTNANYIFATGGEDLRLNLAVFWCNIFTVYLVVGSLLFGLFGLAALVTKKLDLPNGPFVLAGQLSPWWVLPALALALGVLPGTLANWLAPKGGSTRPYSPYGLFAWLVLLTGSVAALTSPVSLPYGAGAGAILLLTWVWQEVARWGATRGVPEKAAPRILGTIVRNRLSLALGEVALIFAALTGWALLDTVARLAAEQTLTVLFVGIMAAVGPGLPVLHWLGTKALQQVSAAGREGLSLARLSKIVGIPLALILIFIVDLLAHELVMADAEMWGVGAIMLALIFSFVIGRAFDFLNLSSLHAAYAARLTRTFLGASNEERVYGSTADDATDVKQAHPKDDVPFDMYHPERSGGPLHLINVCLNETVDLASDRNVPSRKGLPMCINPEGVSVGRRYFAEWTHPDAWPKWQKRRRWLEGLDGDDANAVGKRRKIALRAFPVGSNPNAFHVLASKESESAEVEPLSLGAWTAVSGAAFSTGSGRSTTFTMSLFLGLLNVRLGYWWDSGILASERPGRFPETIWRRIKRLPVSLYRMQSMLLSEWRGRFHGASRWFWYLSDGGHFEVTGLYELVRRRLPFMLMVDGGEDPKYQWTDLAELVRTVRTDFGAQVEWLEPNRDAACPPRAPGNGHATPEEAGAPDPWDVWEDAARRLPQPAWVEGSPPLPSGIVRDWLDPDTLGGIRELQRSSSRHVALARVTYASAPGVVSWLAVIKPGVGGTLTEDIRNYGDRYPAFPQQSTIDQFFDDPQWESYRALGQQVALQVLRS, from the coding sequence ATGAGCCAGGAACTCCTTCAACAGGCCCAAAGTCCCACCGGCACCCCGTTTGACTACATCATCGTCGGCTCTGGTGCCGGCGGTGGGCCCCTAGCCTCCCGTCTGGCCCTGGCCGGCAAGCGGGTGCTGGTGCTGGAGGCGGGGCGGGATCCGCTGGAGCACAAGTCCAGCATCTTCCCCAATGCAGGTGTGGGGGAGATCAACCAGGTCCCAGGCTACCACGGTGCAGCCACGGAGGACCTGGAGATGAGCTGGCAGTTCTCCGTGCGGCACTATGCCGACGACAACCGGCAGAAGCTGGATGAAAAATACAACCGGCTGAACCAGCCGCTGCCCAATGGCCAGGCGGCCCCGGATGCGCCGGACGGCAAACCGGAGGACACACCCTACCCGTACCACGGGCGTTTCCTCGATCCCACCGGCTGGGACAAGAAGGGCAAGGGCGGCGTCTTCTACCCCAGGTCGTCCGGCCTGGGGGGGTGCACGGGCCACCACGCCATGATCATGGCCGCGCCCAATGACAAGGACTGGGAGTACATTGCCGAACTCACCGGGGACAACACCTGGCGCGCGGAGAACATGCGGGGCTACTTCGCCAGGATGGAGCGCAACCTCTACCGCAAGGCGTATGACCAGTGGTTCCGTAAGCTGCTCGGCATCATCTACAAGGGGTACCAGTGGCTCGTGCTCCAGTTCGACCCACGGGCGGTCCTCGATGACGGCGGCCACGGCACCAAGGGCTGGCAGCCCACGAGTTTCATCGATCCCGACCTCGTCGCCGGCATCGCCCGGAAGGACCGGAACTTCTTCAATGTGCTCATCGGCACTGCCCTGGCCGTCCTCCACCAGGACAAGCCGCTCATCGGCATGCTGAAGCAGGCGCTGGTGAAGCTGCGCATCGTGCAGCACATCGACCCCAACGACTACAATACCCGCCGCACCAGTCCGGAGGGTGTTTTCCTCATTCCCACGGGCATTGAGAGCAGCGATGCCATGGACTACAAGGGCCGCTTCCTCCTGGGCCGCCGCGCCGGAGTGCGGGAGCTGCTCTTGAAAACCCAGGCCCGCTTCCCGGAACGCCTTGTGATCGACCAGGGTGTGCACGTGACCAAGGTCCTCTTTGAACAAGCGGAGGGCGAGTGCCCCCGCGCGGTGGGCGTGGAGTTCGCCCGTGGCGATCATCTCTATGAAGCCAGCCCTCTGCAGACAGAAAACAACGCCCCGGGTGAGCGCCTCCGCTACTTTGCCGCACGGGAGGTGATCCTCTGCGGCGGTGCCTTCAACACTCCACAACTCCTCACCCTCAGCGGCATCGGCAATGAGCAGGATGTCAACAAGGTCACGGCCGGCCAAAACGGCGGCATGAATCCCCTCCCCACCCCGGTGCTGACAGGCAGCGACGGGCAGCCTCTCAAGAAACCCGGCAGCGCGGAAAACGCTGGCTTCATCCACCTCCCCGGCGTGGGCCGGAATCTCCAGGACCGGTATGAAGTCACCGTCGTGAGCGAGGTGGCCGCGGACTTCTCCACGCTGAACGGGCTCTCCTTCACACCCGGCGATGACTCCGACCCGGCCCGCGTGCAATGGCTGAAGGACAAGAGCGGGCTCTACAGCACCAACGGCGGGGCGGTGGCAGTGCTGCGCCGCTCCAAGGTGGTGCAAGAGGCGGAGGAGCCTGAGCCAGACCTCTTCACCTTCGGGGCGCCGGCCGCCTTCCGCGGGTACTACTGGGGCTGGTCCCGGGAGCTCTTCCGGCCGACCCTGGGTGCCGCCAAGGACCAGCACAACATCTGGACCTGGGTGATCCTGAAAGGCTACACCCGGAACAACGACGGCTATGTCAAGATACGTTCCTTGAACCCGTTCGACGCCCCGGAGATCTGCTTTGACTCCTACAACGAAAAGGCACGGGAACTGCAGAACCTGATAAAGGACTGCCAGTCCCGCGGACTGCCCATCCCACCCGAGCTGCTCAAGCAGCAGGAGTCCATCAGTTTCAACCTCAAGGAGAGCGAGCGCGATCTGGAGGCCATTGTGGATGCGGTGAAGTTCATGAGGGACATCAACCGGCGGAATCCCCGGGAGTTCGTCCACGAGATCCAGCCAGGCCTGGACAAGGAGGACGGCTCCACGGCCCTGCGGGAGTGGATTCAAACACAGTCCTGGGGCCATCATGCCTCCTGCACCTGCCGCATCGGGGCAGATTCCTGGCAGGCAGACCCCACCAAGCTCGTGGACAAGGAGGCGGTGCTGGACAGCCGCTTCCGCGTGCACGGCGTAAAGGGCCTGCGCATCGTGGATGCCTCCGTCTTCCCCCGCATCCCTGGTTATTTCATCCTCACGCCCATCTTCATGATGAGTGAGAAGGCGGCAGACACCATCCTGGCAGAGGAGGATCATGCGAGCTACCCCGCCATCGTGGAGGACCGGGAGGCCCGGGCCATCCTGGGCCGGCGCAACAAGGCCTATCCCGACCGCCCGGCGGTCGCCGTCCCGGCCAATGCCCTGGAATCCGGCAACCCTGCCAACGACGAACTGCCGGCGGTGCGGCACTCATTGATGAAGCTGCCCAAAGACTCGGTGGGCCTCGCCTTCTCCGGCGGCGGGATTCGCAGCGCCACGCTCTGCCTGGGGGTGCTGCAGGCCCTGGCCGAGCGCAACCGGGTGCGGGATCTGGACTTCCTCTCCACGGTCTCAGGCGGCGGCTTCACCGGGAGTTTCCTCGGCCGCCTCTTCACCCGCCCCACCGTCAACGCCCCGCCCCCGGGCGAGACCGCACCGGCAGATCCCTGTGGTGCCGTGCAGGACGTGCTGAAAAACACCTCCTCCCCACCACTCTGGTGGCTGCGGACCAACGCCAACTACATCTTCGCCACAGGCGGGGAGGATCTGCGGCTGAACCTGGCCGTCTTCTGGTGCAACATCTTCACGGTTTATCTGGTGGTGGGCTCGCTGCTCTTTGGCCTCTTTGGCCTGGCGGCGCTCGTGACCAAAAAACTGGACCTGCCCAACGGCCCGTTCGTCCTGGCGGGACAGCTTTCCCCCTGGTGGGTCCTCCCCGCGCTGGCCCTGGCCCTGGGCGTGCTGCCCGGGACTCTCGCCAACTGGCTGGCGCCCAAAGGAGGCTCCACACGCCCCTACTCACCCTACGGCCTCTTTGCCTGGCTGGTGCTCCTCACCGGCTCGGTGGCGGCGCTGACCAGTCCTGTGTCCCTCCCCTACGGAGCCGGGGCCGGGGCCATTCTGCTGCTCACCTGGGTGTGGCAGGAGGTGGCCCGCTGGGGAGCCACCCGTGGTGTTCCGGAAAAGGCGGCCCCCCGTATCTTGGGCACGATTGTGCGCAACCGGCTCAGCCTGGCCCTGGGGGAGGTGGCGCTCATCTTTGCCGCCCTCACCGGATGGGCGCTGCTGGACACCGTGGCCCGCCTCGCGGCGGAGCAGACATTGACCGTGCTCTTTGTCGGCATCATGGCGGCCGTGGGACCGGGGCTCCCCGTCCTGCACTGGCTGGGCACGAAAGCGCTCCAGCAGGTCAGCGCAGCCGGACGCGAGGGCCTGTCCCTCGCCCGCCTCTCCAAGATCGTTGGCATTCCCCTGGCGCTCATCCTCATCTTCATAGTGGACCTGCTCGCTCATGAGCTGGTCATGGCAGATGCCGAAATGTGGGGGGTGGGAGCCATCATGCTGGCGCTCATCTTCTCCTTTGTCATCGGCAGGGCGTTTGATTTCCTGAACCTCTCCTCACTCCACGCGGCCTACGCTGCCCGGCTCACCCGGACCTTCCTGGGCGCCTCCAACGAGGAGCGGGTGTACGGGAGCACCGCGGATGATGCGACCGATGTGAAGCAGGCCCATCCCAAGGATGATGTGCCCTTCGACATGTATCACCCCGAGCGCTCCGGGGGCCCGCTGCACCTCATCAATGTGTGCCTGAATGAGACCGTGGACCTGGCATCAGATCGCAATGTGCCAAGCCGCAAGGGCCTGCCCATGTGCATCAACCCAGAAGGGGTGAGCGTGGGGCGTCGTTACTTCGCCGAATGGACACACCCCGACGCCTGGCCCAAGTGGCAGAAACGTCGGCGCTGGCTGGAAGGCCTGGACGGCGATGATGCCAACGCGGTGGGCAAGCGGCGCAAGATCGCCCTGCGCGCCTTCCCCGTGGGCAGCAATCCCAATGCCTTCCACGTGCTGGCCAGCAAGGAGAGCGAAAGCGCCGAGGTGGAGCCCTTGTCACTGGGAGCCTGGACCGCCGTCTCCGGCGCCGCGTTCTCAACCGGCTCCGGTCGCAGCACCACGTTCACCATGTCCCTCTTCCTGGGTCTGCTCAACGTGAGGCTGGGTTACTGGTGGGACTCCGGCATTCTGGCCAGCGAACGCCCCGGCCGATTCCCTGAGACCATCTGGCGGCGCATCAAGCGGCTTCCAGTTTCCTTGTACCGCATGCAGAGCATGCTGCTCTCTGAGTGGCGCGGCCGCTTCCACGGAGCTTCGCGCTGGTTCTGGTACTTGAGCGACGGCGGCCACTTTGAGGTCACCGGTCTGTACGAGCTCGTCCGCCGACGCCTGCCCTTCATGCTCATGGTGGATGGCGGGGAGGACCCCAAGTACCAGTGGACGGATCTCGCGGAACTGGTGCGCACGGTGCGCACCGACTTCGGGGCGCAAGTCGAGTGGCTGGAACCGAATCGTGATGCCGCCTGTCCCCCGCGGGCCCCTGGCAATGGCCACGCCACGCCCGAGGAAGCCGGCGCACCCGATCCCTGGGACGTGTGGGAAGACGCTGCCCGCCGTCTCCCCCAGCCTGCCTGGGTGGAGGGATCACCCCCTCTGCCATCTGGGATCGTCCGGGACTGGCTGGACCCAGATACGCTGGGCGGCATCCGTGAACTTCAGCGCAGCAGTTCCCGCCACGTAGCCCTCGCCCGCGTGACCTACGCCTCCGCCCCGGGCGTGGTGTCCTGGCTGGCCGTCATCAAGCCCGGCGTGGGTGGCACGCTCACGGAGGACATCCGAAACTACGGCGACCGCTACCCGGCCTTCCCGCAGCAGTCCACCATTGACCAGTTCTTCGACGATCCGCAGTGGGAGAGCTACCGGGCCCTTGGCCAGCAGGTGGCCCTCCAGGTGTTGCGGTCTTGA
- the vccD gene encoding Verru_Chthon cassette protein D has protein sequence MNQLTRQWRGACAAFTLVELLVVISLVALLIGLAVPATSGTLKANQISMGIQTVVDELSVARQTALAHNRIVEVRFYKFNTPERMASTEEVAALQTFLFDETNTIAKPVGEVKHLPHGAVVSDDPSLSSILSASQVKTWTDADPKVPLMRGIDVAYTAYRIRFRPDGATDLGTGEWFLTVHGSKDTGSPPPNHATIQIDPYNGSLRLYRPG, from the coding sequence ATGAACCAACTGACCCGGCAGTGGAGGGGTGCGTGCGCAGCCTTCACCCTGGTGGAGCTTCTCGTCGTCATATCCCTGGTGGCGCTCTTGATCGGGCTCGCCGTGCCCGCCACCAGCGGCACGCTCAAGGCCAACCAGATCTCCATGGGCATTCAGACGGTGGTGGATGAGTTAAGCGTCGCCCGGCAGACCGCACTGGCCCACAATCGCATCGTGGAAGTGCGCTTTTACAAGTTCAACACGCCAGAGCGCATGGCTTCCACCGAAGAAGTTGCTGCGTTGCAGACATTTCTTTTCGATGAGACGAATACCATTGCGAAGCCGGTAGGGGAGGTCAAGCACCTCCCTCATGGGGCGGTGGTAAGTGACGACCCATCGCTCTCCAGCATCTTGAGCGCCAGCCAAGTGAAGACCTGGACCGACGCGGACCCGAAGGTGCCGTTGATGCGTGGCATTGATGTTGCCTATACCGCCTATCGCATTCGGTTCCGCCCGGATGGCGCGACGGATCTAGGCACGGGTGAGTGGTTCCTGACCGTGCATGGCAGCAAGGACACCGGATCACCGCCGCCAAACCATGCGACCATCCAGATAGATCCCTATAACGGATCTCTCCGCCTCTACCGTCCGGGTTGA
- the vccB gene encoding Verru_Chthon cassette protein B, with amino-acid sequence MKFNSSTRVGKGGFSLVEITIATGIAAFGLITLLGLLPSGMTTFRDAMNVTVSSQIAQRLIKEAVQTDYDTLVNVASGTTPASDVPVIKERRYFNDEGVELQAADAAKAVFHAHIRVMPGTGLPAVGGTVDNTSLATVTVQVALNPSNRNLTVIGGSGSPLSGTLDPAGKVPFVTYTSHIAKVK; translated from the coding sequence TTGAAATTCAATTCCTCCACGCGAGTCGGAAAGGGAGGGTTTTCGCTTGTCGAAATCACCATCGCCACCGGGATTGCGGCATTTGGGCTCATTACCTTGCTGGGCCTTCTCCCCTCGGGGATGACGACGTTCCGCGATGCCATGAACGTGACGGTTTCCTCCCAGATCGCGCAGCGGCTCATCAAGGAGGCGGTGCAGACGGACTATGATACGCTTGTGAATGTCGCCAGCGGCACCACCCCGGCCTCAGACGTGCCCGTGATCAAGGAGCGACGTTATTTCAATGACGAGGGGGTGGAACTGCAGGCGGCGGACGCGGCCAAGGCGGTCTTTCATGCTCATATCCGGGTGATGCCGGGCACCGGCCTTCCTGCTGTGGGAGGAACGGTGGACAACACGTCCCTCGCGACGGTGACGGTGCAGGTGGCGCTCAATCCCTCCAATCGCAATCTCACGGTCATCGGGGGCAGCGGCAGCCCCCTCTCCGGCACCCTGGATCCGGCAGGGAAGGTGCCGTTTGTCACCTACACCAGCCACATCGCCAAAGTAAAATGA
- the vccC gene encoding Verru_Chthon cassette protein C, with the protein MSRPTPIPPRARRGFTLVELLLSMTVLSILLLVIVQVTSQTSNVWRSTTAKADQFREARDAFEAITRNLSQATLNTYYDYFNSAGQRRTQANAATFIPAKYGRYSELKFQVGATSTLLGTSADRQPGHAIFFQAPLGFSDDVTNTSLNSLLNTWGYFVDFRPDTDRPDFVPGSTRYRFRLVEYMQPTEQLKIFDDPAKWLDDAKVANSPRTHVLASNIIALFILPKLPAKGPANDPTVDPTGAKLAPDYKYDSTTTGSAAANGAEYNSLNQLPPLVEVTMVAIDEASAVKLERQYGNSPPNFGLATMFKDASPAKREQDLEALSGYLTAHGISFRVFSTEVSLRGAKWSREQTAN; encoded by the coding sequence ATGAGCCGTCCCACGCCCATCCCCCCACGCGCGAGGCGGGGCTTCACCCTGGTGGAGTTGCTGCTTTCCATGACGGTGCTTTCCATCCTCCTGCTGGTCATCGTGCAGGTGACCAGCCAGACGAGCAATGTCTGGAGGAGCACCACGGCCAAGGCGGACCAGTTCCGGGAAGCGCGAGATGCCTTCGAGGCCATCACGCGCAATCTCTCCCAGGCCACGCTGAACACCTACTATGACTACTTCAACTCTGCTGGCCAGCGCCGTACCCAGGCGAATGCTGCCACCTTCATTCCGGCAAAGTACGGGCGCTACTCGGAGCTTAAGTTTCAGGTGGGTGCCACCAGCACCCTGTTGGGCACCAGTGCAGATCGTCAGCCCGGACATGCCATCTTCTTCCAGGCCCCGCTGGGCTTTTCGGATGATGTCACCAACACCTCCCTGAACAGCCTGCTGAACACGTGGGGTTACTTTGTGGACTTCCGCCCGGATACGGACCGCCCCGATTTTGTACCGGGGAGCACACGCTACCGCTTCCGCCTGGTGGAGTACATGCAGCCCACGGAGCAGCTCAAAATTTTTGACGATCCCGCGAAGTGGCTGGATGACGCGAAGGTGGCCAACAGCCCGCGCACCCACGTGCTGGCCAGCAACATCATTGCGCTCTTCATCCTGCCGAAGCTGCCCGCCAAAGGCCCGGCCAATGACCCCACGGTGGACCCGACGGGGGCGAAGCTGGCTCCAGATTACAAGTACGACTCCACCACCACGGGCAGTGCCGCTGCGAATGGGGCGGAATACAACAGCCTGAACCAGCTCCCGCCTCTGGTGGAGGTGACGATGGTGGCCATCGATGAGGCCTCCGCCGTGAAGCTGGAGCGCCAGTACGGCAACTCCCCGCCGAACTTTGGCCTCGCCACCATGTTCAAAGATGCCAGCCCTGCGAAGCGGGAGCAGGACCTGGAGGCCCTCTCCGGCTACCTCACCGCGCACGGCATCAGCTTCCGCGTCTTCAGTACGGAGGTGAGCCTCCGGGGGGCGAAGTGGAGCCGTGAACAGACGGCCAACTGA